A portion of the Lysinibacillus timonensis genome contains these proteins:
- the tlp gene encoding small acid-soluble spore protein Tlp, whose product MEKYNKPNPDDRSDNVEKLQSMIQNTIENKREAEISMEFSGAEQQEKIRAKNKRRDEAIQGFREEIKDEARNNK is encoded by the coding sequence ATGGAAAAATATAATAAACCAAATCCAGATGATCGCTCTGATAACGTTGAAAAGCTTCAAAGCATGATTCAAAATACAATCGAAAATAAACGTGAAGCCGAAATTTCAATGGAATTCTCAGGTGCAGAACAGCAAGAAAAAATTCGTGCAAAAAACAAACGACGTGATGAAGCAATCCAAGGTTTCAGAGAAGAAATAAAAGACGAAGCAAGAAATAACAAATAA
- a CDS encoding DUF3889 domain-containing protein — protein sequence MKKLLAILIIAAAFFAITAFTPINMNTTNPVIQEHTGSENHVQDKPIPAYAKWGLMAMQETMKKYPNAAITDYLHIGRDVGATTSTEKFKLILQEKEREFGLLVNLEFDNTSEQLIEITFTETTP from the coding sequence ATGAAAAAATTGTTGGCTATATTGATTATTGCTGCAGCGTTTTTTGCAATCACAGCCTTTACACCAATTAATATGAACACCACTAACCCAGTTATTCAAGAACATACAGGTTCTGAAAATCATGTTCAAGATAAGCCAATTCCCGCATACGCGAAATGGGGGTTAATGGCCATGCAAGAAACAATGAAAAAATATCCTAATGCAGCCATAACAGATTATCTGCATATCGGTCGTGACGTTGGAGCAACAACATCTACAGAAAAATTTAAGCTCATATTACAAGAAAAAGAACGGGAATTTGGTTTACTCGTCAACTTAGAATTTGATAATACATCGGAACAATTAATTGAAATTACATTTACCGAAACGACGCCTTGA
- a CDS encoding cation:proton antiporter, with protein MHFILTIVIVLVVSKIAGQISIRLGQPSVLGKIIAGILLGPAVFGLIHESELITEFSEIGVLLLMFLAGLETDVKSLNQNMKSAVAIAVAGVVMPIILGWAGGVWFGLTSTESIFLGLVLAATSVSISVQVLRELGWLNSREGAALLGAAVLDDIIVIILIAVAMGFFTGEDTNIGLLLGEQVIFFVTIFLLGRWIVPLIVKLFSRFSVTEPVVSAALIILFAFAYGADFFGVSGIIGTYFAGIALGRTEWAHQIEEKVSPIAYGIFVPFFFINIGLPISFDGVGDQIWFIVIFCIIALISKWIGCGLGARLTGFNTKSSIGIGAGMISRGEVALILASMGLTKGLLPESHYTSIIIVVIFSTLATPPLLKMVFGKREEQSAQ; from the coding sequence ATGCACTTTATATTAACAATCGTCATAGTATTAGTTGTTTCAAAGATTGCGGGTCAAATTAGTATACGATTAGGACAACCATCTGTACTAGGAAAAATTATTGCTGGTATTTTATTAGGTCCAGCCGTATTTGGATTGATCCATGAATCAGAACTGATTACCGAATTTAGTGAAATCGGTGTATTACTACTTATGTTCTTGGCAGGTCTTGAAACGGATGTGAAAAGTCTTAACCAAAATATGAAGTCAGCAGTAGCAATTGCTGTTGCTGGTGTTGTAATGCCAATTATTTTAGGATGGGCTGGGGGCGTTTGGTTCGGTCTAACTTCGACTGAATCAATCTTCCTAGGGTTGGTACTTGCTGCAACTTCAGTAAGTATTTCTGTACAAGTTCTACGTGAGCTTGGATGGTTAAATAGCCGCGAGGGTGCCGCTCTTTTAGGAGCAGCAGTATTAGATGATATTATCGTTATCATTTTAATTGCTGTGGCAATGGGATTCTTTACCGGAGAAGATACAAATATTGGATTATTATTGGGTGAACAAGTCATATTCTTTGTTACTATTTTTCTATTAGGTAGATGGATTGTTCCTTTAATCGTGAAGTTGTTTTCTAGATTTTCAGTTACTGAACCGGTTGTCTCAGCAGCATTAATCATTCTATTTGCATTTGCTTACGGTGCGGATTTCTTCGGCGTATCTGGAATTATCGGTACATATTTCGCTGGGATTGCCTTAGGAAGAACTGAGTGGGCACATCAAATTGAAGAAAAAGTATCTCCAATTGCTTACGGTATTTTTGTGCCATTCTTCTTTATCAACATCGGATTACCTATCTCATTTGATGGAGTAGGTGATCAAATTTGGTTTATCGTGATTTTCTGCATAATAGCTCTTATTTCAAAATGGATTGGCTGTGGTTTAGGAGCACGTTTAACAGGATTTAACACGAAATCTTCAATTGGTATTGGGGCAGGGATGATTTCCCGTGGTGAAGTTGCATTAATTTTAGCATCTATGGGACTTACAAAAGGTTTATTACCTGAAAGTCACTATACATCTATTATTATAGTTGTAATCTTCTCTACGCTTGCAACACCACCACTATTAAAAATGGTATTTGGTAAACGAGAAGAACAATCGGCACAATAA
- a CDS encoding MBL fold metallo-hydrolase, whose amino-acid sequence MLFKKNAVTGEINGVSYINGQIEFQGFSMNVYSYLTDGVLIDTGAQSLHKYFEQFIDEANFDQVMITHHHEDHTGCGAYIEKTKNSPIYISEKSLDHCAKKADYPFYRKAFWGSRKPFKALSMPTTFASRNANWLVIDTPGHAYDHKALLNCSTGQLFTGDLFVQVKTKILLSDESIPTIIESLEKVLTYDFDEVYCQHAGLVKDGRGNLERKLDYLLSLQQEVIAMHNEGRTNDEIRNQLFPKRYPIIKFSLGEWDSIHIVNSIINESKIRQTL is encoded by the coding sequence GTGCTATTTAAGAAGAATGCTGTCACAGGAGAGATAAACGGAGTATCTTACATCAACGGACAGATAGAATTTCAAGGATTTTCGATGAATGTATATAGTTATTTAACTGACGGTGTTTTAATTGATACGGGGGCACAATCTTTACATAAATATTTTGAACAGTTTATTGATGAAGCGAACTTCGATCAAGTTATGATCACTCATCATCACGAAGATCATACAGGGTGCGGAGCGTATATAGAAAAAACGAAAAACTCCCCTATCTACATTAGCGAAAAATCGTTAGACCATTGCGCAAAGAAAGCTGACTATCCTTTTTATCGAAAAGCTTTTTGGGGTAGCCGAAAGCCGTTCAAAGCTTTAAGTATGCCAACAACATTTGCATCACGCAATGCAAACTGGCTCGTCATAGACACACCAGGCCATGCGTATGACCATAAGGCATTATTAAACTGTAGTACAGGTCAGCTCTTTACAGGTGATCTATTTGTACAGGTGAAGACAAAAATTCTATTATCGGATGAAAGTATTCCAACAATAATAGAATCATTAGAGAAAGTATTAACTTACGATTTTGACGAGGTGTATTGCCAACATGCAGGTTTGGTAAAAGATGGTCGTGGGAATTTAGAGCGTAAACTCGATTATTTATTATCCTTGCAACAAGAAGTAATTGCCATGCACAATGAAGGACGAACAAACGACGAAATCCGCAATCAACTATTTCCAAAAAGGTACCCTATTATCAAATTTTCACTCGGTGAATGGGATTCGATACACATTGTGAATTCAATTATAAACGAAAGTAAAATTCGACAAACGCTATAG
- a CDS encoding spore coat protein: MDDYLDPINSVNMPELTDSGVALEFLLTTKTGIRTISIALTETASPVLRKLMKTQLDVMIDLYDEICELMMKKDWLKPYDLESQKELDIKSAENAVSIATLDLFPKDMNRKGLFPTPPKE; this comes from the coding sequence GTGGATGACTACTTAGATCCTATAAACTCTGTCAATATGCCTGAACTAACGGATTCAGGGGTTGCACTTGAGTTTTTACTTACAACTAAAACTGGCATTCGAACGATTTCCATTGCGTTAACAGAAACCGCTTCCCCTGTCCTTCGAAAACTAATGAAAACCCAGCTGGATGTAATGATTGACTTATATGATGAAATTTGTGAGTTGATGATGAAAAAAGATTGGCTTAAGCCATATGATTTAGAAAGTCAAAAAGAACTCGATATTAAATCCGCTGAAAATGCCGTTAGTATCGCTACCTTAGATTTGTTCCCGAAAGATATGAATCGTAAAGGATTATTCCCTACTCCACCAAAAGAATAA
- a CDS encoding reverse transcriptase-like protein — MNLFIEWVYKAKNGPEAIFRSDFMPAAHALTLGEDIEKTGRAKNITYTDVHDSTWMPKEIKKYLKEMETEPHNVKVYFDGGYDIQSGEAGLGVAIYYEQNGKWYRLRRNAPAQGLDSNNEAEYAALHLAVVELDLLDVHHQSVQFIGDSQVVINQMTGEWPAYEKELASWADRIDEKLKALGIEPQFELVPRKLNAEADRLATQSLQGIEITGQIELQDANEDQ; from the coding sequence ATGAATTTATTTATTGAATGGGTTTATAAGGCGAAAAATGGACCTGAAGCTATCTTTCGATCAGACTTTATGCCTGCTGCACATGCTCTAACCCTTGGGGAGGATATTGAAAAAACGGGCCGTGCTAAAAATATTACGTATACAGATGTACATGACAGCACGTGGATGCCAAAGGAAATCAAGAAGTATTTGAAAGAAATGGAAACAGAGCCGCACAATGTGAAAGTGTATTTTGATGGAGGCTATGATATTCAGTCCGGTGAAGCGGGACTAGGGGTTGCCATCTATTATGAGCAGAACGGAAAATGGTATCGTCTAAGACGAAATGCTCCTGCTCAAGGGCTTGACTCTAATAATGAAGCTGAATATGCAGCACTTCATCTAGCCGTAGTAGAGTTAGACCTATTAGATGTCCATCATCAATCCGTGCAATTCATCGGGGACTCCCAAGTGGTCATCAATCAGATGACTGGGGAATGGCCTGCTTATGAAAAAGAACTTGCAAGCTGGGCAGATCGTATCGATGAAAAGCTAAAAGCACTAGGGATTGAACCACAATTCGAACTCGTTCCTAGAAAGCTCAATGCGGAAGCAGACAGACTAGCCACACAAAGTCTACAAGGTATTGAAATTACTGGTCAAATTGAATTGCAAGACGCAAATGAAGATCAATAA
- a CDS encoding translation factor GTPase family protein, whose product MFKTVGVLAHVDAGKTTFSEQLLYHHQSIREIGRVDHKTSYLDNHEIEKQRGITIFAEQGRIQYNGDTYTLIDTPGHVDFSPEMERAISVMDYAIIIISAVDSIEGHTETVWELLRKYHVPTFIFINKVDREGANVENVMSDIQKQLSEQALLIDEVISENTIPMHILEWIAERDEQLLDPFIEGDFELPVFFQSLQSLIKTEQTFVCMAGSALKDIGVKEFFQQFALLTLTFHNKTEPFQGKVFKIRHDEQNQRITYIKAQKGSIQVRSQLTFGDIQEKITEIRLYNGNRFETVNHVEAGEIFAVKGLTQAKIGDILDSEFVQKSEFQLVPSLQAKVLYSGNEHIKEVLKYFRILEAEEPTLKVIWSEAFQEIHIHIMGVIQLEVLASIAKSRFNLDIEFGEPQILYMETIDSKVTGYGHFEPLKHYAEVHLKIEPLPRGAGIQFENACHTDDLSIGHQRLIEKHIFERDHHGLLTGSPITDIKFTLLTGRAHNKHTEGGDFREATFRALRQGLEQANNILLEPYYQFKMKASNDYIGRMIHDIQQASGTFEPPILTEDHVIITGRVPVATFMNYSTVFATYTNGKGSISMQFSGYDLCHNTEEVINHIQYDKNADIEYTSSSIFCSKGKGYVVPWDEAEAAMHCPKK is encoded by the coding sequence ATGTTTAAAACGGTAGGGGTTCTTGCTCATGTAGATGCAGGGAAGACAACATTTTCAGAACAATTACTATATCATCATCAAAGTATTCGTGAGATTGGTCGTGTTGACCATAAAACTTCTTATTTAGATAATCATGAAATCGAAAAACAAAGAGGCATTACGATCTTTGCAGAACAAGGTCGAATTCAATATAACGGAGATACATATACCTTAATTGACACACCAGGACACGTCGATTTCTCACCTGAAATGGAACGTGCGATTAGTGTCATGGATTACGCGATCATTATTATTAGTGCTGTTGACAGTATTGAAGGACATACTGAAACCGTTTGGGAACTTTTACGAAAATATCACGTTCCTACTTTTATTTTTATCAACAAAGTGGATCGCGAAGGTGCGAATGTTGAAAATGTCATGAGTGACATTCAAAAACAATTATCGGAACAGGCTCTATTAATCGACGAAGTCATTTCAGAGAATACAATCCCGATGCATATTCTTGAATGGATTGCAGAAAGAGACGAACAACTATTGGATCCATTTATAGAAGGAGATTTTGAACTGCCAGTATTCTTTCAATCTCTTCAGTCACTTATTAAAACAGAACAAACATTCGTTTGTATGGCAGGCTCCGCACTTAAAGACATTGGGGTAAAAGAGTTCTTCCAACAATTCGCTCTACTAACTCTCACATTCCATAATAAAACTGAGCCGTTCCAAGGAAAAGTGTTTAAAATCCGACATGATGAGCAAAATCAACGCATCACTTACATAAAAGCGCAAAAAGGTTCGATTCAAGTTCGCTCTCAACTAACATTCGGTGACATACAGGAAAAAATTACGGAAATTCGTTTATATAACGGCAATCGCTTCGAGACTGTAAACCATGTTGAGGCTGGGGAAATCTTTGCTGTTAAGGGGCTGACACAGGCGAAAATCGGTGACATTCTCGACAGTGAATTTGTGCAAAAAAGTGAATTTCAACTCGTTCCCTCTTTACAAGCAAAGGTTTTATATAGTGGAAACGAGCATATAAAAGAAGTCCTAAAGTACTTCAGAATTTTAGAAGCCGAAGAACCGACTTTAAAAGTTATATGGAGTGAAGCGTTTCAAGAAATACACATTCACATAATGGGAGTAATCCAACTGGAAGTATTAGCATCCATTGCGAAAAGCCGATTTAACCTAGATATTGAATTTGGGGAACCTCAAATCTTATATATGGAAACGATTGATTCAAAAGTAACAGGCTATGGCCATTTTGAGCCGCTGAAACATTATGCGGAAGTGCATTTAAAAATAGAACCTCTCCCACGAGGTGCAGGTATTCAATTTGAAAATGCTTGTCATACAGATGACCTTTCTATTGGACATCAACGCCTCATTGAAAAACACATATTTGAACGAGATCATCATGGGTTGTTAACGGGCTCCCCAATAACTGATATCAAATTCACATTATTAACAGGCAGAGCTCATAACAAACATACTGAGGGCGGCGATTTTCGAGAGGCTACTTTCCGAGCATTACGACAAGGACTTGAACAGGCTAACAATATACTACTCGAACCGTATTATCAATTCAAAATGAAGGCTTCCAATGATTATATTGGCCGAATGATTCATGACATTCAACAAGCAAGTGGTACCTTTGAACCACCAATTCTAACTGAGGATCATGTCATCATTACAGGACGAGTACCTGTAGCAACATTTATGAATTACAGTACTGTATTTGCTACGTATACAAATGGTAAAGGGTCTATTTCTATGCAATTTAGCGGATATGATCTTTGTCATAACACGGAAGAAGTAATCAATCACATTCAATACGATAAAAATGCGGACATCGAGTATACATCGTCAAGTATTTTTTGTTCTAAAGGAAAAGGATATGTAGTTCCGTGGGATGAAGCAGAAGCAGCAATGCATTGTCCAAAGAAATAG
- a CDS encoding sigma-70 family RNA polymerase sigma factor: MINREIEWIFDEHAEHLLQLAYFYTKDRYSAEDIVQEVFIKFMSSDYEERGNIRAFLSRMTINKCKDYFKSWAYKKIQLKETWSNVVSRKKKDSILVADERNQIGSAVLDLPLEYREPVILFYFQEMSVIDIAVTLEVPENTIKTRLRRAREKLKPLLQEEEWEVLVHE, encoded by the coding sequence ATGATTAATAGAGAGATAGAATGGATTTTTGATGAACACGCAGAACATTTATTACAGCTTGCTTATTTTTATACGAAAGATCGTTATAGCGCTGAAGATATCGTGCAGGAAGTGTTTATAAAATTTATGAGTAGTGATTATGAAGAACGCGGGAATATAAGGGCTTTTTTATCGAGAATGACGATTAATAAATGCAAGGATTATTTTAAAAGCTGGGCCTATAAAAAGATTCAACTAAAAGAAACGTGGTCGAATGTCGTTTCAAGAAAAAAGAAAGATTCGATTTTAGTAGCAGATGAACGGAATCAAATAGGAAGCGCAGTTTTAGATTTACCTCTTGAATATCGAGAACCGGTTATTTTGTTTTATTTTCAGGAAATGAGTGTTATTGACATAGCTGTGACATTAGAGGTTCCTGAAAATACGATTAAGACACGATTGAGACGTGCGCGGGAAAAATTAAAACCCCTTTTACAGGAAGAAGAATGGGAGGTGTTAGTCCATGAATGA
- a CDS encoding methyl-accepting chemotaxis protein, producing MKLKHTLTFQLGTIIAGILIVMIAISSVATYITAYGKLYEAAGIEAYGCANITTGLVNLDDLDLALSGDQDASDRIGKEINWTTEHKAIFEAQYIVDLNGHLIALDDNLKQSGFKAGDEFYVDQNALSTLLSTGHSTYSEAYEYAGFKRLSGYAPIYQDHDSSKEIIAVSVIDFDASIVSDRTWGVVSQGILISIIPMLLAAVGTAFLIRRKTKPISSLIQQAKEIADGNLNVEPTKVTSKDEIGDLAITLNNMTTNLQNMISTIRNTSTQLTENANETASSLTEMNHAVQLVANNIEEVAVSMTDGMNHSDQAKNNLIALAEDLQNMKKIADSTVDNSNKTKQIASEGEIRAKEINQDMEKIRIGSQGVSNTIQSLVESAAKIQTITNTISGIASQTNLLALNASIEAARAGEHGKGFAVVAEEVRKLAEQSNEEVAQVESLVKDIMEHIGNVLISSSENEKYIEKGSQTVIQTSEALQNISSAVSHTVAEITTLSNLLSSETVKSDRIVEMIKELTEAIHEIETTMTNISAAAEETTAGIEEVSNRSNESISMAEELEKCVQLFKIKG from the coding sequence TTGAAACTAAAACATACGTTAACTTTCCAGCTAGGAACCATCATTGCAGGTATTTTGATTGTAATGATTGCCATTTCATCAGTTGCTACTTATATTACAGCATATGGAAAATTATATGAAGCTGCTGGTATTGAGGCTTATGGATGTGCCAATATTACAACGGGTTTAGTAAATCTAGATGATTTAGATTTAGCACTATCCGGTGATCAAGATGCCAGTGATCGAATTGGAAAGGAAATAAACTGGACGACAGAACATAAAGCTATTTTTGAAGCACAATACATTGTAGATTTGAATGGTCATCTGATAGCATTAGATGATAATTTAAAACAAAGCGGATTTAAAGCTGGTGACGAATTCTACGTTGACCAAAATGCATTATCGACACTGTTATCGACAGGGCACTCAACCTATTCAGAAGCATATGAATATGCTGGGTTTAAACGATTATCTGGTTATGCACCAATCTATCAAGATCATGATTCTTCAAAAGAAATTATTGCCGTTAGTGTCATTGACTTTGATGCAAGTATCGTATCAGATCGAACTTGGGGAGTTGTAAGCCAAGGGATTTTAATTAGTATTATTCCAATGCTACTAGCTGCAGTAGGAACTGCCTTTTTAATACGTCGAAAAACAAAACCGATTTCTTCTTTAATTCAACAAGCGAAGGAAATTGCTGACGGAAATTTAAATGTAGAACCAACGAAAGTAACAAGTAAAGACGAAATTGGCGATTTAGCGATTACGTTAAACAACATGACAACCAATTTACAAAATATGATTTCAACCATTCGCAATACTTCGACTCAATTAACAGAAAATGCAAATGAAACAGCAAGTTCCTTAACAGAAATGAATCACGCAGTTCAGCTTGTTGCAAACAACATAGAAGAAGTTGCAGTTTCCATGACTGATGGAATGAACCATTCCGATCAAGCTAAAAATAACTTAATCGCACTTGCTGAAGATCTTCAAAATATGAAGAAGATTGCGGATTCAACAGTAGACAATTCGAATAAAACAAAACAGATTGCCTCTGAAGGTGAAATTCGTGCCAAAGAAATTAATCAGGATATGGAAAAAATTCGCATAGGCTCACAAGGTGTTAGCAACACCATTCAAAGTTTAGTAGAATCTGCAGCTAAAATCCAAACGATTACAAACACAATTTCAGGCATTGCTTCACAAACGAATCTGTTAGCATTGAATGCATCCATTGAAGCTGCAAGAGCAGGGGAGCATGGAAAAGGTTTTGCGGTTGTTGCAGAAGAAGTTCGTAAATTAGCAGAACAATCAAATGAAGAAGTAGCTCAAGTCGAGTCTTTAGTGAAAGACATTATGGAACATATCGGCAATGTGCTTATCTCATCTTCAGAAAACGAGAAGTATATTGAAAAAGGCTCACAAACGGTAATCCAAACGAGTGAGGCTCTTCAAAATATTTCGTCTGCGGTTTCCCATACGGTAGCAGAGATTACAACGCTCTCAAATTTATTATCATCTGAAACTGTTAAATCAGATAGGATCGTTGAAATGATTAAAGAGCTAACAGAAGCTATCCACGAAATCGAAACAACGATGACCAACATTTCAGCTGCAGCGGAAGAAACAACTGCTGGAATTGAAGAAGTTTCAAATCGATCAAACGAATCGATCTCTATGGCTGAAGAACTAGAAAAGTGTGTTCAATTGTTTAAAATAAAAGGCTAA
- a CDS encoding MBL fold metallo-hydrolase, protein MIQFQNDQLTIFESALYKTTSTVVKTKDCIIVVDPNLLPSEVEEIRAHVSKIRGRLPVYLVLTHSDWDHLIGYGAFQDTTVIASQLFQTLDSHQIVEQMKTFDDKYYLDRNYEITFPKVNIPISKERHVSKIGSTTMTFYSAPGHTKDGIFTVIEPYGIFIAGDYLSDIEFPFIYDNSYHYELTLKKVSNILKNHKVNMLIPGHGNYTLSKDEIVKRTDESAKYIQELRRALSSNGEHADLISQYQYWRELNFSHEENVVLMRRELNNK, encoded by the coding sequence TTGATACAATTTCAGAATGATCAGCTTACCATTTTTGAAAGTGCATTATATAAAACAACATCAACTGTCGTAAAAACAAAAGACTGTATCATTGTAGTGGACCCCAATTTACTTCCTAGTGAAGTTGAAGAAATTCGTGCACATGTTAGTAAAATACGAGGACGTCTGCCAGTTTATTTAGTCCTTACACACTCGGATTGGGATCATCTGATTGGATACGGGGCTTTTCAAGATACGACAGTTATTGCTAGTCAATTATTTCAAACGTTAGATTCCCATCAAATTGTTGAGCAAATGAAAACGTTTGATGATAAATACTATCTGGACAGAAATTACGAAATTACGTTTCCGAAAGTAAACATCCCAATTAGTAAGGAGAGGCATGTATCAAAAATTGGTAGTACGACCATGACGTTTTACTCAGCACCAGGACATACAAAGGATGGTATATTTACTGTCATTGAGCCATATGGCATTTTTATTGCAGGTGATTATTTATCAGACATTGAATTTCCGTTCATATATGATAATAGCTATCACTATGAACTAACACTTAAAAAGGTTTCGAACATTTTGAAAAACCATAAAGTGAATATGTTAATCCCAGGTCATGGGAACTATACATTAAGTAAAGATGAAATTGTGAAGCGAACAGATGAGTCAGCGAAATATATTCAAGAACTAAGACGCGCCCTCTCTTCTAATGGAGAGCATGCAGATTTAATTAGCCAATATCAATATTGGAGAGAGTTAAATTTTAGCCATGAAGAAAACGTAGTACTAATGAGAAGAGAATTAAATAATAAATAG
- a CDS encoding zinc-dependent alcohol dehydrogenase: MKAVTFQGIKNVQVKDVKAPDIERPDDIIIKVTASAICGSDLHLLHGMIPNLNKDYIIGHEPMGIVEEVGKNVTKVKKGDRVVIPFNVACGECWFCQHDLESQCDNSNDHQKSHEMGGFFGYSHTTGGYPGGQAEYMRVPFGNFLPFKIPEESEIPDESLVLLADAASTAYWSVDNAGVKQGDTVVVIGCGPIGLLAQKFAWLKGAERVIAVDYVGYRLKHAKRTNKVEILNFEDYDNCGEHIKEITKGGADVVIDCVGMSGKMTPLEFLASGLKLQGGALGGLVTATQAVRKGGTIQVTGVYGARYNAFPLGDIFQRNVTLKTGQAPVVHYMPHIYNLIKDGKVDASDIVTHVLPLEKAKHGYEVFDTKMEDCIKVILKP; the protein is encoded by the coding sequence ATGAAGGCAGTTACATTTCAAGGAATAAAAAATGTTCAGGTGAAAGATGTGAAAGCACCTGATATAGAAAGACCAGATGATATTATTATAAAAGTTACAGCATCGGCCATTTGCGGTTCCGATTTACATTTACTACACGGTATGATTCCGAATTTAAATAAGGATTATATTATTGGTCATGAACCAATGGGGATTGTAGAGGAAGTTGGGAAAAATGTTACGAAGGTAAAAAAAGGCGATCGCGTCGTAATTCCGTTTAACGTAGCATGTGGAGAGTGTTGGTTTTGCCAGCACGATTTAGAAAGTCAATGTGATAATTCCAATGATCATCAAAAAAGCCATGAAATGGGTGGATTTTTCGGCTACTCTCATACAACAGGAGGATATCCTGGTGGGCAAGCGGAATATATGCGAGTACCGTTTGGTAATTTCCTTCCATTTAAAATCCCAGAAGAAAGTGAAATTCCAGATGAAAGTTTAGTCTTACTCGCAGACGCAGCATCTACAGCCTATTGGAGTGTCGATAACGCTGGAGTTAAGCAAGGAGACACGGTTGTAGTCATAGGTTGTGGACCGATTGGATTACTTGCTCAAAAATTTGCATGGTTAAAAGGTGCAGAAAGAGTGATTGCAGTTGACTATGTTGGCTACCGACTAAAACATGCAAAACGTACAAACAAAGTGGAAATCCTTAATTTTGAAGATTATGATAATTGTGGTGAGCATATAAAAGAGATAACAAAAGGTGGCGCAGATGTTGTCATCGATTGTGTTGGCATGAGCGGAAAAATGACGCCTCTTGAATTTTTAGCTAGTGGCTTAAAGCTTCAAGGTGGTGCTTTAGGTGGCCTTGTGACAGCAACTCAAGCCGTTCGTAAAGGTGGTACAATACAAGTTACGGGTGTTTATGGGGCACGTTATAATGCATTCCCTCTTGGCGACATTTTCCAACGAAATGTGACACTCAAAACTGGACAAGCGCCAGTCGTTCACTACATGCCTCATATTTATAATTTAATAAAGGATGGAAAAGTAGATGCGAGTGATATCGTCACGCATGTACTTCCGCTTGAAAAAGCAAAACACGGTTATGAAGTGTTCGACACGAAAATGGAAGATTGCATTAAAGTTATATTAAAACCATAA